In a genomic window of Candidatus Cloacimonadota bacterium:
- the pyrF gene encoding orotidine-5'-phosphate decarboxylase, with translation MEPIPSASFYPKYQARWKSIRSLLCVGLDSDVTQLPDCVLGEPNPIWEFNRRIIDSTADHACAYKPNLAFYLSDGLRGLEALQRTVEYIPKDIPVILDCKVGDIGNTMEQYAVSYFDRMGFDAITLNPLMGSDVLKPVLRRPGAFAFALALTSNPSAEEFFLSAKMAGKVSGWINNYPLEQLGAVIGATQGGDLKRMREQLPGRVFLIPGVGAQGGDLDSVLQNAVDSAETPNILINSSRGIIFREKTPQFAQAAGLAAKELKGLAIV, from the coding sequence ATGGAGCCGATTCCGTCCGCATCGTTCTATCCTAAATACCAGGCCCGCTGGAAAAGCATCAGGAGCCTGCTCTGCGTGGGCCTGGATTCGGACGTCACCCAGCTGCCGGACTGTGTTTTGGGCGAGCCCAACCCCATCTGGGAATTCAACCGCCGCATCATCGATTCCACCGCGGACCACGCCTGCGCCTACAAGCCGAACCTGGCCTTCTATCTCAGCGACGGCCTCCGCGGCCTGGAAGCCCTTCAGCGCACGGTGGAGTATATACCAAAAGACATTCCCGTGATCCTGGACTGCAAGGTAGGCGACATCGGCAACACGATGGAGCAATACGCCGTCAGTTACTTCGACCGCATGGGCTTCGATGCCATCACCCTCAATCCGCTGATGGGTTCCGATGTTCTGAAGCCTGTTCTGAGGCGGCCTGGAGCCTTCGCCTTTGCGCTTGCCCTCACCTCGAATCCCTCCGCCGAGGAGTTCTTCCTCTCGGCCAAAATGGCCGGCAAGGTTTCCGGCTGGATCAATAATTATCCCCTGGAGCAGCTTGGAGCGGTGATCGGCGCCACCCAGGGGGGAGACCTGAAACGCATGCGGGAACAGCTGCCCGGCCGCGTCTTTCTCATCCCCGGCGTCGGCGCCCAGGGCGGAGACCTGGATTCGGTGCTCCAAAACGCCGTGGATTCCGCCGAAACGCCCAACATCCTGATCAATTCCTCGCGCGGGATCATTTTCCGCGAGAAAACGCCCCAGTTCGCCCAGGCGGCGGGATTGGCCGCGAAGGAACTGAA
- a CDS encoding methylmalonyl-CoA carboxyltransferase yields MLSTRDAIQKLLDKEQRTLQMGGAKAVEKQKAGGKLTARERLDLLFDPGTFRELDMFVRHRCDNFGMEKTEIASDGVITGHGLVDGRPVFAFSQDFTSRGGSLGEMHAAKICKVMDMALKSGVPLIGIQDSGGARIQEGVDSLKGYGEIFYRNSRASGVIPQITAIMGPCAGGAVYSPAMTDFVFMVKHTSFMFITGPDVIRAVTGEETTQEELGGAMAHNSKSGNAHFACENDADAIEQIKILLSYLPANNMEDAPRTECADDPWRLCPNLDTIIPDSPKESYSMHEVIKTVLDDGNFFEPHLYYAQNIIVGFGRLNGRVVGVVANQPKVLAGCLDIDASDKATRFIRFCDAFNIPLLTFVDVPGYLPGTQQEHNGIIRHGAKLLWCYSEATVPKLTVVTRKDYGGSYIAMSSRHLGADMVFSWPGAEIAVMGAQGAANIIFRKEIEAAEDKVAKRAEMIQIYEEEFNNPYVAASRGYVDAVILPSETRKRLIDALEILSSKSESLPPKKHGNIPA; encoded by the coding sequence ATGCTATCAACCAGGGACGCGATCCAGAAACTGCTGGACAAAGAACAGAGGACCCTGCAGATGGGCGGCGCCAAAGCCGTGGAAAAACAGAAAGCGGGAGGCAAACTGACCGCCCGCGAACGGCTCGATCTGTTGTTCGATCCCGGCACTTTCCGGGAACTGGACATGTTTGTGCGGCACCGCTGCGACAACTTTGGCATGGAGAAAACCGAGATCGCCTCAGACGGTGTGATCACCGGCCACGGCCTGGTGGACGGGCGTCCGGTGTTCGCTTTCTCGCAGGATTTCACCTCGCGGGGCGGTTCCCTGGGCGAGATGCACGCCGCCAAGATCTGCAAGGTGATGGACATGGCGCTGAAGAGCGGGGTTCCGCTGATCGGCATCCAGGACAGCGGCGGCGCCCGCATCCAGGAAGGCGTGGATTCCCTGAAGGGTTACGGCGAGATCTTTTACCGCAATTCCCGCGCCAGCGGCGTGATCCCCCAGATCACCGCGATCATGGGACCCTGCGCCGGCGGGGCGGTTTATTCCCCTGCCATGACGGATTTCGTGTTCATGGTGAAGCACACCAGCTTTATGTTCATCACCGGGCCGGACGTGATCCGCGCGGTAACCGGCGAGGAAACCACCCAGGAAGAGCTGGGCGGCGCCATGGCCCACAATTCCAAGAGCGGCAACGCCCATTTCGCCTGTGAGAACGACGCCGACGCCATCGAGCAGATCAAGATCCTGCTCTCCTACCTGCCAGCCAACAACATGGAGGACGCGCCCCGAACAGAGTGCGCGGACGATCCCTGGCGGCTCTGCCCCAATCTGGACACCATCATTCCGGACAGCCCCAAGGAAAGCTATTCCATGCACGAAGTGATCAAGACCGTGCTGGACGACGGCAACTTTTTCGAGCCGCACCTCTACTATGCCCAGAACATCATCGTGGGCTTCGGACGCCTGAACGGACGTGTGGTGGGGGTGGTGGCGAACCAGCCTAAAGTGCTGGCCGGCTGCCTGGATATCGACGCCTCGGACAAGGCCACCCGCTTCATCCGCTTCTGCGACGCCTTCAACATCCCTCTGCTCACCTTCGTGGACGTTCCCGGCTATCTGCCCGGCACGCAGCAAGAGCACAACGGCATCATCCGCCACGGCGCCAAGCTGCTGTGGTGCTATTCCGAGGCCACGGTGCCCAAACTGACGGTGGTCACCCGCAAGGACTACGGCGGCAGCTACATCGCCATGAGCAGCCGGCATCTGGGCGCGGACATGGTGTTTTCCTGGCCCGGCGCCGAGATCGCCGTGATGGGCGCCCAAGGCGCGGCCAACATCATCTTCCGCAAGGAGATAGAGGCTGCCGAGGACAAGGTGGCCAAACGCGCCGAGATGATCCAGATCTATGAAGAAGAGTTCAACAACCCCTACGTGGCGGCCTCGAGAGGCTATGTGGATGCCGTGATCCTGCCTTCCGAAACCCGCAAACGGCTGATCGACGCCCTGGAGATCCTCTCCAGCAAGAGCGAAAGCCTGCCGCCCAAAAAACACGGCAACATCCCGGCCTGA
- a CDS encoding RNA polymerase sigma factor, giving the protein MIDLDAFVRTHERSLLNFALQLSRNEDDAYDLLQDTWLKCLTFQQLLSDLSEQKQRSWLFTVLKNRWLDICRHRKLERLSTPPTEAAAPSALPQYQLEHLLDKLPPLERDLVYQKYWLGCNSRQIARDKGIPEGTVRWRLKLGLDKLRTLIEQRDKEEKCLL; this is encoded by the coding sequence ATGATCGATCTTGACGCCTTTGTCCGCACGCACGAAAGATCGCTGCTGAACTTCGCTTTGCAGCTCTCGCGCAACGAGGACGACGCCTACGATCTGCTCCAGGACACCTGGCTCAAATGCCTGACCTTTCAACAGCTGCTGTCCGATCTCAGCGAGCAGAAACAGCGCAGCTGGCTTTTCACGGTGTTGAAAAACCGCTGGCTGGACATCTGCCGCCATCGCAAGCTGGAACGCCTTTCCACCCCTCCAACCGAGGCCGCGGCGCCTTCCGCCCTGCCTCAGTACCAGCTGGAGCATCTGCTGGATAAGCTGCCTCCCCTGGAACGGGATCTGGTTTACCAGAAATACTGGCTGGGTTGCAACAGCCGCCAGATCGCCCGGGACAAGGGGATCCCGGAAGGGACGGTGCGCTGGCGCCTGAAGCTGGGATTGGACAAACTGAGAACTTTGATCGAACAGAGAGATAAGGAGGAAAAATGTCTACTCTGA
- a CDS encoding FAD binding domain-containing protein: MKDNSVDTLRDASGRAYSHNRVSFWLNGKPMLAEIAPAQTTMDFLHHTLQLHGTKCSCNEGDCGACTVVVASAREGKIFYEAVTSCLYNAAKLHGKHLITVEGLGTPEALHPIQQALLEHHGTQCGYCTPGFVMSLFALLATHAHPTEEEILFALEGNLCRCTGYESILEAARDLSQNHAPEQIVPSWCRAVEPEIFAFKAVMEACEQRGGPLRHCQNYLLPRSLEELAAITEERKDFTFITGGTDIMVQMNVQRKSFPLLIDLSAIGGLDFICFTRQGVRIGANVTYSMLLQSGIVKTDLPVLHELVKHIASTQIRNFATLAGNIANASPIGDTLPLMLALDASLELWSAAGERKIPLSEFYLDYRQTALRRGEILKAVLIPVPRRDVFVRALKAAKRKAVDISSVVTAVLIETRDEKVVNARLAAGGVAAVPKLSIKFLKAMHNMELQGLHAAEIADYVAAEFEPLTDVRGSREYRSKLLRNHVLAYLTEFLDGRRG; encoded by the coding sequence ATGAAAGATAACTCAGTTGATACACTGCGTGACGCCTCCGGCCGCGCTTACAGCCACAACCGCGTCAGCTTCTGGCTGAACGGCAAACCCATGCTCGCGGAGATCGCGCCCGCCCAGACCACGATGGATTTCTTGCACCACACGCTGCAACTTCACGGCACCAAGTGCAGCTGCAACGAAGGCGACTGCGGCGCCTGCACCGTGGTGGTGGCCAGCGCGCGGGAGGGCAAGATCTTTTACGAGGCGGTCACCTCCTGCCTTTACAATGCCGCCAAGCTGCACGGCAAGCATCTGATCACCGTGGAGGGCCTGGGCACGCCGGAAGCTCTGCATCCCATCCAGCAGGCACTGCTGGAACATCACGGCACCCAGTGCGGCTACTGCACTCCAGGCTTTGTGATGAGCCTGTTCGCGCTGCTGGCCACGCACGCACACCCAACCGAGGAGGAGATCCTCTTCGCGCTGGAGGGAAACCTCTGCCGCTGCACGGGTTACGAGAGCATTCTGGAAGCCGCGCGGGACCTGAGCCAAAACCATGCGCCGGAGCAGATCGTGCCGTCTTGGTGCCGCGCCGTGGAACCCGAGATCTTCGCTTTTAAGGCTGTGATGGAAGCTTGTGAACAGCGCGGCGGGCCTCTGCGCCATTGCCAAAACTATCTGCTGCCCCGGAGCCTGGAAGAATTGGCCGCCATCACGGAGGAGCGGAAGGATTTCACTTTCATCACCGGCGGAACCGACATCATGGTGCAGATGAACGTGCAGCGCAAAAGCTTTCCCCTGTTGATCGACCTCAGCGCCATCGGCGGCCTGGACTTCATTTGCTTCACCCGCCAGGGGGTCCGGATCGGGGCCAATGTGACCTATTCCATGCTGCTGCAATCCGGCATCGTAAAGACCGATCTGCCCGTTTTGCATGAACTTGTGAAACACATCGCCTCAACCCAGATCCGCAATTTCGCCACCCTGGCGGGCAATATTGCCAACGCCTCGCCGATCGGGGACACCCTGCCGCTGATGCTGGCGCTGGATGCCAGTTTGGAGCTGTGGTCCGCGGCCGGGGAAAGGAAGATCCCGCTCAGCGAATTCTATCTGGACTACCGGCAAACCGCTCTGCGCAGGGGCGAGATCCTGAAGGCCGTGCTGATCCCGGTGCCGCGGCGTGACGTTTTTGTCAGGGCCTTGAAAGCTGCCAAACGCAAGGCGGTGGACATTTCCTCGGTGGTTACGGCGGTGTTGATCGAAACCAGGGACGAAAAAGTGGTGAACGCGCGCCTGGCCGCGGGCGGTGTGGCCGCGGTGCCCAAGCTTTCCATAAAATTCCTGAAAGCCATGCACAACATGGAGTTGCAGGGTCTGCACGCGGCGGAGATCGCGGATTATGTGGCGGCGGAGTTTGAGCCGCTCACGGACGTCCGGGGTTCCCGGGAGTACCGCTCCAAACTTCTCAGGAACCACGTTTTAGCCTATCTGACGGAATTTCTGGACGGGAGGCGGGGATGA
- the pyrR gene encoding bifunctional pyr operon transcriptional regulator/uracil phosphoribosyltransferase PyrR: protein MQTKSTIMDKAQMERSVHRMAHEIIEQNRGLDKICLVGIRSRGVPLAQRLSEYLRLIEGQDIPVGILDITLYRDDLSTISHQPVIRGSELGFEIEGAVIVLVDDVLYTGRTVRAAIDALLDFGRPKQIQLAVLIDRGHRELPIKADYVGKNVPTSREEIIKVEFEETDGADSVRIVLS, encoded by the coding sequence ATGCAGACCAAAAGCACGATCATGGACAAAGCCCAGATGGAACGCAGCGTCCATCGCATGGCGCATGAGATCATAGAACAGAACCGCGGCCTGGACAAGATCTGCCTGGTGGGCATCCGCAGCCGCGGCGTGCCCCTCGCGCAGAGGCTTTCAGAGTATCTGCGCCTGATCGAGGGCCAGGACATTCCCGTGGGCATCCTGGATATCACCCTCTACCGCGATGACCTTTCCACCATCTCGCACCAGCCCGTGATCCGCGGCTCGGAATTGGGCTTCGAGATCGAGGGCGCCGTCATCGTGCTGGTGGACGACGTGCTCTACACCGGCCGCACCGTGCGGGCCGCCATCGACGCCCTGCTGGATTTCGGCCGCCCCAAGCAGATCCAGCTGGCCGTGCTGATCGACCGCGGCCACCGCGAACTGCCCATCAAGGCCGACTACGTGGGCAAAAACGTGCCCACCTCCCGCGAGGAGATCATCAAGGTGGAATTCGAGGAAACCGATGGAGCCGATTCCGTCCGCATCGTTCTATCCTAA
- a CDS encoding pyruvate carboxylase subunit B, with amino-acid sequence MHKHGILEYSAMRYEADRPKAANPIKIQDLSFRDGHQSLFATRGRTEDLLHVAELMDQVGFYSMEVWGGATFDCMHRYLGEDPWERIRALKKHIKNTPFSMLLRGQNLVGYQNYADDVVEAFVQRACDNGIDIFRVFDALNDFRNFQTAVRIIQKNHKHFQGAICYSLTEQRMGGDIYNIEYYTKKAKQLEEMGADTVCIKDMAGLVAPYDAYELIKALKETVKVPVHLHTHFTSGMGDLALFKAIEAGVDIIDTCVGPYAYRTSHPAVEPFVNALLGTNRDTGFDIRLLNKIGKEMEKDIPKYLQFADNTKFNIIDTDVIIHQTPGGMLSNLVNQLRQMDALDRLDDVFKEIPKVRKELGQIPLVTPTSQIVGIQAVNNALFDSKDGEYARITEQVKDLCFGLYGKTTLPIDPEVQKKALKGYPRGEKPIHVRPGDVIEPALDQVKKETEGLAKDLDDALIVALYNLTGKKFLKIKYGLEPLPAEMKATTLEEVKRQEELCQKAKAGLLVEKKEPVAKPEGLRQFDVFIDEEHYLVEVSEKGGAPRVVRSAPAAPLQASRPVSQAAPVQAPTPAPAAAKAEPKPAPASADGTAIPAPMPGMFVKYEKQVGDKVKIGETLLVLEAMKMYNNIPSPVAGTVAATPFSSGDTVGKGDTLIVIKPE; translated from the coding sequence ATGCACAAACATGGCATCTTGGAATACAGCGCCATGCGCTATGAGGCCGACCGTCCCAAGGCGGCCAACCCGATCAAAATTCAGGACCTGTCGTTCCGCGACGGGCATCAATCCCTCTTCGCCACCCGCGGCCGCACCGAGGACCTGCTCCACGTGGCGGAGCTGATGGACCAGGTGGGCTTTTACTCCATGGAAGTTTGGGGCGGCGCCACTTTCGACTGCATGCACCGCTATCTGGGTGAGGACCCCTGGGAACGCATCCGCGCGCTGAAAAAACACATCAAGAACACGCCCTTTTCGATGCTGCTGCGCGGCCAGAACCTGGTGGGCTACCAAAACTACGCCGACGACGTGGTGGAGGCCTTCGTCCAGCGCGCCTGCGACAACGGGATCGACATCTTTCGCGTGTTCGACGCCCTCAACGATTTCCGCAATTTCCAGACCGCGGTGAGGATCATCCAAAAAAACCACAAACACTTCCAGGGCGCCATCTGCTACAGCCTCACGGAACAGCGGATGGGCGGCGACATCTACAACATCGAATATTACACCAAGAAAGCCAAACAGCTGGAAGAGATGGGTGCGGACACAGTCTGCATCAAGGACATGGCGGGCCTGGTGGCGCCCTACGACGCCTACGAGCTGATCAAAGCGCTCAAGGAAACCGTGAAAGTGCCGGTGCACCTGCACACCCACTTCACCAGTGGCATGGGCGATCTGGCGCTGTTCAAGGCCATCGAGGCCGGGGTGGACATCATCGACACCTGCGTGGGTCCCTACGCCTACCGCACCTCCCATCCGGCCGTGGAACCCTTTGTGAACGCGCTGTTGGGCACCAACCGCGACACCGGTTTCGACATCCGCCTGCTGAACAAGATCGGCAAGGAAATGGAAAAAGACATCCCCAAATACCTCCAGTTCGCCGACAACACCAAATTCAACATCATCGACACCGACGTGATCATCCACCAAACCCCGGGCGGCATGCTCTCAAACCTGGTGAACCAGCTGCGCCAGATGGACGCTTTGGACAGGCTGGATGACGTGTTCAAGGAGATCCCGAAAGTGCGTAAGGAACTGGGCCAGATCCCGCTGGTGACCCCCACCAGCCAGATCGTGGGCATCCAGGCCGTGAACAACGCCCTCTTTGACTCCAAGGACGGCGAATACGCCCGCATCACCGAACAGGTGAAAGACCTCTGCTTCGGCCTCTACGGCAAGACCACCCTGCCCATCGATCCCGAGGTGCAGAAAAAAGCGCTGAAAGGCTATCCCCGCGGCGAAAAACCCATCCACGTGCGCCCCGGCGATGTGATCGAGCCCGCTCTGGACCAGGTGAAGAAGGAAACCGAAGGCCTGGCCAAAGATCTGGACGACGCCCTCATCGTGGCGCTCTACAACCTCACCGGCAAGAAATTCCTGAAGATCAAATACGGCCTCGAGCCGCTTCCGGCCGAGATGAAAGCCACCACCCTGGAAGAGGTGAAGCGCCAGGAAGAGCTGTGCCAGAAGGCCAAAGCCGGCCTGCTGGTGGAGAAAAAGGAGCCGGTGGCCAAACCCGAAGGCCTGCGCCAGTTCGACGTCTTCATCGACGAAGAGCACTATCTGGTGGAGGTTTCCGAAAAAGGTGGCGCTCCGCGTGTGGTGCGTTCCGCTCCCGCCGCTCCACTGCAGGCTTCCAGGCCCGTGTCCCAAGCCGCTCCGGTTCAAGCGCCAACTCCCGCTCCCGCCGCTGCCAAAGCCGAACCCAAGCCGGCTCCGGCCTCTGCCGACGGCACCGCCATCCCCGCCCCCATGCCCGGCATGTTCGTGAAATATGAAAAACAGGTGGGCGACAAGGTGAAGATCGGCGAAACCCTGCTGGTGCTGGAGGCGATGAAGATGTACAACAACATCCCCAGCCCCGTGGCAGGCACGGTGGCGGCCACGCCTTTTTCCTCCGGCGACACGGTGGGCAAAGGCGACACCCTGATCGTAATCAAACCCGAATAG
- a CDS encoding molybdopterin-dependent oxidoreductase, which produces MKKQPFHISGKLHLTGSSRFIADEAPLPGMLHAKFFYSPVAHAKILKLDVSEAASIPGVERVVTSADIPGANQIGHVIKDEPLFPEERIMYLGQPLAMVLSADATLAEDAAKLIRLEYEELPPLLEIDAADAKKEWYIPERKIECGDVAKALSEATFTLEGITGSSAQEHFYLESQRCRAIPGEGHTLTLFTATQSTMEVQEVLAHVLGIPAHHIIVDVPRLGGAFGGKERAATLWACLAGLGAFLTKRPVQVLLTREEDMRSTGKRHPFKSRWKVGFDATGRISALDVELLSNGGAYADLSVAILERALFHADNAYHIPNARFRGRACRTNLPPNTAFRGFGAPQGVFVIEAILERIARQLGLDPLELRQANAYRSGDLTPYGQPVRDSNLSELLDKLRRNSSYDKLKEEVRAFNASHEFHKQGLGIVPVKFGISFTTALLNQASALLWVYIDGSASLTTGGVEMGQEVSTKCALVVSRVLGLPLERIRVESNNSQRVGNASPTAASTGSDLNGNAARIAAEKVRDQLIPVVRELLGLRGVDCGVGEIRFEEGQVWCESDPDQRLVFAELVREAYNARVPLAAYGYYKTPGLHFDRERGQGNPFHYYVCGCALVQAEINLLSGEHQVLQTFIVHENGNSLSEPIDRGQIIGAFVQSAGWCTIEELPLDDRGRYLAVNPSTYKIPTVREIPQLLELEVVPAGAEYSSVFGSKATGEPPYIYGLAVWFAIQFAVWAVNPAAELRFPATPEAVLLALG; this is translated from the coding sequence ATGAAAAAACAGCCTTTCCACATCAGCGGAAAACTGCATCTGACCGGAAGTTCTCGCTTCATCGCGGACGAAGCGCCCCTGCCGGGCATGCTGCACGCGAAGTTTTTCTACTCGCCTGTCGCCCACGCGAAGATCCTGAAACTGGATGTCTCCGAAGCGGCCTCGATCCCCGGAGTGGAAAGGGTTGTAACCTCCGCGGACATCCCCGGCGCCAACCAGATCGGTCATGTGATCAAGGATGAACCGCTGTTTCCGGAGGAGAGGATCATGTATCTGGGCCAGCCGCTGGCGATGGTGCTCTCCGCCGATGCAACCCTGGCCGAGGACGCCGCGAAGCTGATCCGGCTGGAATATGAGGAATTGCCGCCCCTTCTGGAGATCGACGCGGCTGACGCGAAGAAAGAGTGGTATATCCCGGAGCGCAAGATCGAGTGTGGCGATGTGGCCAAAGCTTTGTCCGAAGCGACTTTCACCCTGGAGGGGATCACGGGATCCAGCGCGCAGGAGCATTTTTACCTGGAAAGCCAGCGCTGCCGCGCCATTCCCGGCGAAGGGCACACCCTCACGCTGTTCACTGCCACCCAAAGCACCATGGAGGTGCAGGAAGTGCTGGCCCACGTGCTGGGGATCCCGGCGCACCACATCATCGTTGACGTGCCCCGCCTGGGCGGCGCTTTCGGCGGCAAGGAACGCGCCGCGACCCTCTGGGCCTGCCTGGCCGGATTGGGCGCTTTCCTTACCAAGAGACCGGTCCAGGTGCTGCTGACCCGGGAGGAAGACATGCGCTCCACCGGCAAGCGGCACCCCTTCAAAAGCAGATGGAAAGTGGGCTTTGACGCCACGGGCAGGATCAGCGCCCTGGACGTGGAGCTGCTTTCCAACGGCGGCGCCTATGCCGATCTTTCCGTGGCCATTCTGGAGCGCGCCCTCTTTCATGCCGACAATGCCTACCACATCCCAAACGCCCGCTTCCGGGGCCGGGCCTGCCGCACCAATCTTCCTCCCAATACGGCTTTCAGGGGTTTTGGGGCGCCCCAGGGGGTCTTTGTGATCGAAGCGATCCTGGAGCGCATCGCCCGCCAACTGGGCCTCGACCCGCTGGAACTGCGTCAGGCCAACGCCTATCGCTCCGGCGACCTCACGCCCTATGGACAGCCGGTGCGCGACAGCAACCTGAGCGAACTGCTGGACAAATTGCGCCGGAACAGCTCTTATGACAAGCTGAAAGAAGAGGTGCGGGCTTTCAACGCCAGCCACGAGTTTCACAAACAGGGCCTGGGAATAGTTCCGGTCAAGTTCGGCATTTCCTTCACCACGGCTTTGCTGAACCAGGCCTCGGCGCTGCTCTGGGTCTATATCGACGGCAGCGCGTCACTCACCACCGGCGGGGTGGAAATGGGCCAGGAGGTCAGCACCAAATGCGCGTTGGTGGTCAGCCGGGTTCTGGGCCTGCCGTTGGAGCGGATCCGGGTGGAAAGCAACAACAGTCAGAGAGTGGGAAATGCCTCTCCCACAGCGGCTTCCACCGGCAGTGACCTCAACGGCAACGCCGCCCGCATCGCCGCGGAAAAAGTGCGTGACCAACTCATCCCCGTGGTTCGCGAGTTGCTGGGCCTGCGGGGCGTGGACTGCGGCGTGGGCGAGATCCGTTTTGAGGAAGGGCAGGTCTGGTGTGAGTCCGATCCGGACCAGCGGCTGGTTTTTGCCGAACTTGTGCGCGAAGCCTACAATGCCCGCGTGCCGTTGGCCGCCTACGGCTATTACAAAACTCCCGGCCTGCACTTCGACCGCGAGCGGGGCCAGGGCAATCCTTTTCACTACTACGTTTGCGGCTGCGCTCTGGTCCAGGCCGAGATCAACCTGCTCAGCGGCGAACACCAGGTGCTGCAAACCTTCATCGTGCACGAAAACGGCAACAGCCTCAGCGAGCCCATCGACCGCGGCCAGATCATCGGCGCCTTTGTTCAGAGCGCCGGCTGGTGCACGATCGAGGAACTTCCGCTGGACGACAGGGGCCGATATCTGGCCGTGAATCCCTCCACTTACAAGATCCCCACGGTGCGTGAAATCCCCCAACTGCTGGAATTGGAGGTCGTTCCTGCCGGCGCTGAATACTCCAGCGTTTTCGGCAGCAAGGCCACCGGCGAGCCGCCTTACATCTATGGCCTGGCCGTCTGGTTCGCCATTCAGTTCGCTGTCTGGGCCGTTAATCCCGCCGCGGAACTGCGGTTCCCGGCCACCCCGGAAGCGGTGCTGCTGG